One part of the Marichromatium purpuratum 984 genome encodes these proteins:
- a CDS encoding putative bifunctional diguanylate cyclase/phosphodiesterase — translation MDIFQPSAMDAGGDSGILSLIESLSMLRSLVVPDATALGEHELCAHAVRACVTHRDLECCALYLQHEGAQTCAAYVRRDLEDSDRPDAALDELAARVSAAGEILRGAGETHGSLLAAPLAGAGRVQGVLVVGHPAAGRYSRWHERLLQLVCDVLAQALDHGRLVRGQREAIAERSRALSHCDAWLDAERRRRSAAESALARESRLRDRLARLDALTGLLNRAAFESELARALGRVAPGAGGWALIHIDIDRFRVINDAAGQAAGDQLIRVLAELLREHFAEASLLGRLGNDEFGILLEGGAAERVETLAESLCDAVDDFQFNFRGYRFVISLSIGVAEYRDGDSGEQLLRKAYSACLSTQEVGGGNVWLYREHDGKLKRRNNEAHALSRLVRALEEDRLELFSQPIVATANTPHVTAEPINYEILLRLKGEDGDLISPGEFLPIAERYGLSVRLDRWVVRSVLGMLAEHAERFDRFGYVTINLSGHSLGSRGFLDYVLEQLSHFDTSPGKICFEVTETVAISDLQAARRFIAGLKSRGCRFALDDFGSGYASYLYLRDLEVDFLKIDGEFVQGIATDSANLALIRSINDIGKILGKRTIAEHVENDATLALLDEIGIDFVQGYFIGRPEPLRNILEPEWSH, via the coding sequence ATGGATATCTTCCAACCCAGTGCAATGGACGCCGGCGGGGACTCCGGCATTCTCTCCCTGATCGAATCCCTGAGCATGCTGCGCAGCCTGGTGGTGCCAGATGCCACGGCGCTCGGCGAGCATGAGCTGTGCGCGCACGCCGTTCGCGCCTGTGTCACGCATCGCGATCTCGAGTGTTGCGCCCTCTATCTCCAGCACGAAGGTGCTCAGACCTGCGCGGCGTACGTACGCCGCGACCTCGAAGATAGCGACAGGCCCGACGCGGCACTCGACGAGCTGGCCGCGCGTGTCAGCGCCGCTGGCGAGATCCTGCGCGGCGCCGGTGAGACGCATGGCTCGCTGTTGGCCGCGCCGCTCGCCGGTGCAGGGCGGGTGCAGGGCGTGCTGGTGGTCGGCCATCCCGCCGCCGGGCGTTATTCGCGCTGGCACGAACGCCTGCTGCAACTGGTCTGCGACGTGTTGGCGCAGGCCCTCGACCACGGACGGCTGGTGCGTGGCCAGCGTGAGGCCATTGCCGAGCGCAGCCGCGCGCTCAGTCACTGCGACGCCTGGCTCGATGCCGAGCGCCGTCGGCGCTCGGCGGCCGAGTCGGCGCTGGCGCGCGAGTCTCGGCTGCGCGATCGGCTGGCGCGACTCGATGCACTCACCGGGTTGCTCAATCGCGCCGCCTTCGAGTCCGAGCTGGCACGCGCGCTGGGGCGTGTTGCGCCCGGCGCCGGTGGGTGGGCGCTGATCCATATCGATATCGATCGCTTCCGGGTGATCAATGACGCCGCCGGTCAGGCCGCCGGCGATCAACTGATCCGGGTGCTCGCCGAGTTGCTGCGCGAGCACTTCGCCGAGGCGAGCCTGCTCGGGCGGCTCGGCAACGACGAGTTCGGCATCCTGCTCGAGGGTGGGGCGGCCGAGCGGGTCGAGACCCTGGCCGAGTCGCTGTGCGATGCAGTCGACGACTTCCAGTTCAACTTTCGCGGTTATCGTTTCGTCATCAGCCTGAGCATCGGCGTGGCCGAGTATCGTGATGGCGACTCGGGCGAGCAGCTGCTGCGCAAGGCCTACTCGGCCTGTCTCTCGACCCAGGAGGTCGGCGGCGGCAACGTCTGGCTGTATCGCGAGCACGATGGCAAGCTCAAACGGCGCAACAACGAGGCGCATGCATTGTCGCGACTGGTGCGGGCGCTCGAGGAGGACCGCCTGGAGCTGTTCTCGCAGCCGATCGTGGCCACCGCCAATACCCCGCATGTCACCGCCGAGCCGATCAACTACGAGATCCTGCTGCGCCTCAAGGGCGAGGACGGCGATCTGATCTCGCCGGGTGAGTTCCTGCCGATCGCCGAGCGTTATGGCCTGTCGGTGCGGCTCGATCGCTGGGTGGTGCGCTCGGTGCTCGGCATGCTCGCCGAGCATGCCGAGCGCTTCGACCGTTTCGGCTATGTCACCATCAACCTCTCCGGCCACTCGCTCGGCAGTCGCGGTTTCCTCGACTATGTGCTCGAGCAGCTCAGTCATTTCGACACCTCTCCCGGCAAGATCTGTTTCGAGGTCACCGAGACCGTGGCCATCTCCGACCTGCAGGCGGCGCGCCGCTTCATCGCTGGACTCAAGTCGCGTGGTTGTCGCTTCGCCCTCGATGACTTCGGCAGCGGCTATGCCTCCTATCTCTATCTGCGCGACCTCGAGGTCGACTTCCTCAAGATCGACGGCGAGTTCGTCCAGGGCATCGCCACCGACTCGGCCAATCTCGCGCTGATCCGCTCGATCAACGACATCGGCAAGATCCTCGGCAAGCGCACCATCGCCGAGCATGTCGAGAACGACGCCACCCTGGCGCTGCTCGATGAGATCGGTATCGACTTCGTCCAGGGCTACTTCATCGGCCGTCCCGAGCCCCTGCGCAACATCCTCGAGCCCGAGTGGTCACACTGA